In Taeniopygia guttata chromosome 2, bTaeGut7.mat, whole genome shotgun sequence, one genomic interval encodes:
- the LOC100218287 gene encoding myosin regulatory light chain 2, smooth muscle minor isoform-like isoform X1: protein MHVGFKSVELAGDISSCLCGQTEKDITMEFPFMIQMLGAPCQVSNTKQEPTATMSSKRAKTKTTKKRPQRATSNVFAMFDQSQIQEFKEAFNMIDQNRDGFIDKEDLHDMLASLGKNPTDEYLDAMMNEAPGPINFTMFLTMFGEKLNGTDPEDVIRNAFACFDEEATGFIQEDYLRELLTTMGDRFTDEEVDELYREAPIDKKGNFNYIEFTRILKHGAKDKDD from the exons ATGCACGTAGGATTTAAAAGTGTGGAATTGGCAGGGGACATCAGTAGCTGTCTGTGTGGACAGACTGAGAAGGACATAACCATGGAATTTCCTTTTATGATCCAGATGCTTGGTGCACCCTGTCAGGTATCTAATACAAAGCAAG AACCAACAGCCACCATGTCTAGCAAAAGGGCAAAGACGAAGACCACCAAGAAGCGCCCTCAGCGCGCCACTTCCAATGTATTTGCGATGTTCGATCAGTCGCAGATCCAGGAATTCAAGGAGGCCTTCAACATGATCGACCAGAACAGGGATGGCTTCATTGACAAAGAGGACTTGCACGACATGCTCGCTTCCCTTG GAAAGAATCCAACAGATGAATACCTGGATGCCATGATGAATGAGGCTCCAGGCCCCATCAACTTCACCATGTTCCTCACTATGTTTGGTGAGAAGTTAAATGGCACCGACCCGGAGGATGTAATCAGGAatgcttttgcttgctttgaTGAAGAAGCAACAG GGTTCATCCAAGAAGACTACCTGCGGGAGCTGCTGACCACGATGGGAGACAGGTTCACGGATGAAGAGGTGGATGAGCTGTACAGAGAGGCCCCAATCGACAAAAAGGGCAATTTCAACTACATCGAATTCACACGCATCCTGAAACATGGAGCAAAAGACAAAGATGACTGA
- the LOC100218287 gene encoding myosin regulatory light chain 2, smooth muscle minor isoform-like isoform X2: MSSKRAKTKTTKKRPQRATSNVFAMFDQSQIQEFKEAFNMIDQNRDGFIDKEDLHDMLASLGKNPTDEYLDAMMNEAPGPINFTMFLTMFGEKLNGTDPEDVIRNAFACFDEEATGFIQEDYLRELLTTMGDRFTDEEVDELYREAPIDKKGNFNYIEFTRILKHGAKDKDD; encoded by the exons ATGTCTAGCAAAAGGGCAAAGACGAAGACCACCAAGAAGCGCCCTCAGCGCGCCACTTCCAATGTATTTGCGATGTTCGATCAGTCGCAGATCCAGGAATTCAAGGAGGCCTTCAACATGATCGACCAGAACAGGGATGGCTTCATTGACAAAGAGGACTTGCACGACATGCTCGCTTCCCTTG GAAAGAATCCAACAGATGAATACCTGGATGCCATGATGAATGAGGCTCCAGGCCCCATCAACTTCACCATGTTCCTCACTATGTTTGGTGAGAAGTTAAATGGCACCGACCCGGAGGATGTAATCAGGAatgcttttgcttgctttgaTGAAGAAGCAACAG GGTTCATCCAAGAAGACTACCTGCGGGAGCTGCTGACCACGATGGGAGACAGGTTCACGGATGAAGAGGTGGATGAGCTGTACAGAGAGGCCCCAATCGACAAAAAGGGCAATTTCAACTACATCGAATTCACACGCATCCTGAAACATGGAGCAAAAGACAAAGATGACTGA
- the LOC100190123 gene encoding putative myosin regulatory light chain isoform L20-B variant 1 encodes MSSKKAKTKTTKKRPQRATSNVFAMFDQSQIQEFKEAFNMIDQNRDGFIDKEDLHDMLASLGKNPTDEYLDAMMNEAPGPINFTMFLTMFGEKLNGTDPEDVIRNAFACFDEEATGFIQEDYLRELLTTMGDRFTDEEVDELYREAPIDKKGNFNYIEFTRILKHGAKDKDD; translated from the exons ATGTCTAGCAAAAAGGCAAAGACGAAGACCACCAAGAAGCGCCCTCAGCGCGCCACTTCCAATGTATTTGCGATGTTCGATCAGTCGCAGATCCAGGAATTCAAGGAGGCCTTCAACATGATCGACCAGAACAGGGATGGCTTCATTGACAAAGAGGACTTGCACGACATGCTCGCCTCCCTTG GAAAGAATCCAACAGATGAATACCTGGATGCCATGATGAATGAGGCTCCAGGCCCCATCAACTTCACCATGTTCCTCACTATGTTTGGTGAGAAGTTAAATGGCACCGACCCGGAGGATGTAATCAGGAatgcttttgcttgctttgaTGAAGAAGCAACAG GGTTCATCCAAGAAGACTACCTGCGGGAGCTGCTGACCACGATGGGAGACAGGTTCACGGATGAAGAGGTGGATGAGCTGTACAGAGAGGCCCCCATCGACAAAAAGGGCAATTTCAACTACATCGAATTCACACGCATCCTGAAACATGGAGCAAAAGACAAGGATGACTGA